TACTTCCACAAATTGATATTTCAATGTATAAGTAAACGTAGTATCATATCCTGTTAATAGATTCAATGAACTTGAGAAAGCGAGATTGCTAAGGTATTCAGCCCTGCTTGAATAAAGCAAACCTACATCAATACAAAGATCCTTTCTAATCTGTTTTGACAAATTTAATCCTGTTGCATAGCTATATGCACCTTAATATGTTCTCGCGGCATAATCAGCAGAATAAAAATACCTCAATTGAAATTTGACATTACTGTTAATTTTCTTCTGAGCAAACAGATTGAATGAAGAAGAAGTAATTAGAAGTATGAGTAGTTTTTTTATTATTACACTATTAAAGATGTTTCTCCCGAAGGCTTTCGGAACCTACAGGACAAAACACGGCAGACAATATTTTACTCCACCACTACCCTACTCACTTGCCCGCCAACACTCAATATATAAACACCCTTTGCAAGGGCTGATAGAGGCACACTCATCGCCGTTTCATCTGTATTAGTTTGATACACTTTGTTACCTAGGATATCAAACATTATAATACTTTCTTTGCCTATTTGCATACCTGATAAATATAATATATCTTTTGCAGGATTGGGATAAGCTACAATAGAATATTTTGCAATTTCTTGAGTGACACCCAATACTACTACAGTATTATAAATAACTTGCACAACAGAAGAATCATTGGGATTATTTACATCATAAAACACATAAGCGATATGATTAATTCCTCGAACATGTACTTTATTATCGAACAAATAATGGGCTAAAAAACTACTGTCGTTCGAGCCTTTTGCTATTGCAGCATGAAAAGTGGATTCAAAAGTAGAAACATCATAACATTGACCTGCAAAACATATAGTATGCTGTACATTACTTTGCAATTGTTCATATTCAATTTTGCGGGCTCCCACTTCAATGAGGCCCAATCCTACATTCTCAACTATTATAGCAAGGTCTAAAGATTCAGCACCCACCCAACCGCCATTATCTGTTGATTGTATAATAACAGTATCGGTAATAATTTGACCTGTTGCAAGGTTCCTTAGTTTTAAACTTTGTGCATTCGTGCTCATCAGAAAACACACAAAACTAGGTAGTATAAAAACTCTTTTGAACAACATAAACTTAGTCGGCTAGAACAACTTTATGGGTTGAAACACCCATTTCTGACTTCACTTTAACAAAATATATGCCCTTAGAATTACCCGACAAATCTATTGAATTTTGTTGAGAAAATATTTTATTGCTATTATATATAGTTCTGCCTTGCATATCCATTACTTCAACAGTATAATTTTCTGCATCCATACTGTTAATATATATAATACCTTTACTTGGATTTGGAAATACATTGATTTGCGTCTTATTATCTATTTCGGCTACTCCAGTGTTAAATGATTTTCCATAGAAATCGCTTCGAATAGCGGTGCTCACATTACCAAACAATGACTGCTTACCCGAAAATTTCTTTTGATCGGAAATATACATCGTAAGTTTGCAATGGGTGGGATTGCATCCAATATTTCTATACTTTGTAGGCATTGTATATTTATAAGTACGACTTACTGTTATTCCTTGTTTGGTATTCAATATTATATCGCCTTCAAAACCATTTATATTGTCCCTAAATACATTGGTATGGTTGAACTTGGCATTAAAACCATTATATAGTTTATAAAACTCAGGATCATACTGCATAGAAATAATTGAATCTTCTGTGATGGCTATTTGCAAATAATTGGTATCTGTATTCGCATCGGCAGTATAATACACTTCTGTTTTTACGGTAAGCTCACGGGTAGTTGGATCGTAAGTAGGCAACATATATAAATTAACAGGCGAAACTTCATCCACCAATTTATCAGCTTCGGGTTGCACTTGATTATTATTAGGGCCAAAGATAAATGTAGAACCATAAGGAACACCACGATCGAGACGGTTCACCATCATATTCAAATAGAAAGGCCAATGCAATTTGGTTGGTTCATATATAGTATCGCCATACCAAGTGCGAAAATCTTGAGCCAATTGACCCGCCTGTGGCGTAGCATCGGGGCCAAAATGATATTCGATAAGCATGCCTCTACCTGGGTGTGATTCAATAACAGTATCACACTTTTTGGCAATGCCGGGACAACTGCCGCAAACTTGTCCCGTTCCTTTTTCTATCAAGAAATTTTTATTTTGAGGAGTATGGGAAACTTGTGCTTGCAAACTGCTTAAAGAAACAAGGCAAAGCAAGCAAGCTAAGGAACTGTAAATATATTTCATGTGTTTTTGAGTTTTAAGGTTTCAAAAATAGGAAAGAAATTTGAATATAGCGTCATTGCGAGGAACGAAGCAATCCCGTTAACATTGGACGAGATTGCCGCGGCCGTGCCTGCCTCGCAAACCCAGTTCTCCCGATAGCTTATCAGGAGCTCGGCAATGACGGCCTACACATCAATGTTAAAAACCAATTGGAAACTTTTATAAAAAACTTAGACTATAATACCTCAACTTTGCGGGTCAAAATCAAATGGCCAAAGAATTTAATAATTCCATCATTATCAAGAACGCTCGGGTTCACAACCTTAAGAACCTGAGTGTGGAGTTCAAACGCAATAAACTCACCGTGGTTACTGGTGTTTCGGGCTCAGGCAAATCAACTTTGGTATTCGATACTTTATATGCCGAAGGTCAACGACGCTACGTAGAAAGTTTATCGTCGTATGCCCGGCAGTTTATGGGCCGCATGAACAAACCCGATGTGGATTATATAAAAGGTATTAGTCCAGCCGTAGCCATTGAGCAAAAAGTAAATACCCGGAATCCGCGTTCCACAGTTGCTACCAGTACTGAAATATATGATTATCTAAAATTATTATTTGCTCGTGTAGGACATACTTTTTCCCCGGTCTCCAAAAAAGAAGTTAAGATGCACACCATCGATGATGCGATGTTGCAGATTAATGAGATGGACGACGGCCGTAAAGTATACTTATTGGTGGAAATAAAAGCAAGCGAACGTGGATTGCAAAAAGAGTTGGAAGTGCTGCTGCAAAAAGGATTTACTAGAATAATATTGAACGAAGATATATATAATATTGAAGAAACAATTGCCGATTTTAAAGCGTTTGATAAAAAAGTTGGCAAACAGAAACTATATCTTTTAATAGACCGTTTTGTTACTGATAAAAATGACGAAGAATTGCAAACCCGAATGGCCGATAGTATACAAACAGCATTTGCGGAAGGCCATGGTGAGTGCACACTGATGGTGACTGGCGAACAAAAAGTATTATATAGTTTCTCCAATAAATTTGAAGCTGATGGAATAACGTTTGAAACTCCGACGCCGCACTTTTTTGCATTTAATAATCCTTATGGGGCATGCAAACGCTGCGAGGGTTTTGGCAGCGTGCTTGGTATCGATGCCGACTTAGTTGTACCCAATAAAATACTGTCCGTATTCGAAGATTGTATCGCTCCTTGGCGTGGCGAAAAAATGAGTGAGTGGAAAAATCACTTCATCGCTTTATCTCGCAAAAATGATTTCCCTATTCACCGTTCATATAGCGAATTGAATCAAGCGGAATTAGATTTTTTGTGGCATGGTGGCAAAAACTGGGAAGGCATCGATGGTTTCTTTGCAGAAATAGAAAAGCAAACTTATAAAATACAATACCGCGTAATGTTAAGCCGCTACCGTGGCCGCCAAGTTTGCCCCGACTGTAAGGGCACACGTTTGCGTAAAGATACTGCTTATGTACGTTTGGTGGATGCAAAAAACTATAATAAGATAAACACAAAAAGTTTTGATCCATTCACGCAATTGCTTTCTTTGCATGAGGTATTGTTAATGTCGGTTGATAAAGCCAAAGAATTCTTTGCCAACTTTATATTAAATGATTACGAAGAAAAAGTTGCGAAACGTATATTAAAAGAAATACGAAACCGACTATTATATTTAAGTGATGTGGGACTCGGTTATTTGAGTTTAAATCGTTTGAGTAATACTTTATCGGGTGGTGAATCGCAAAGAATAAATCTTGCTACATCCCTTGGTAGTAGCCTTGTGGGAGCCATGTATATATTAGACGAGCCGAGTATTGGTTTGCACAGCCGTGATACACAAAGATTGATTATTGTGCTCAAACATTTGCGTGATTTGGGTAATACTGTTATAGTAGTTGAGCATGATGAAGAAGTGATGGAAGCTGCCGATGAGCTAGTGGATATTGGTCCTTTAGCGGGAAGTAATGGTGGTAATTTAATATTTCAAGGAACCCTGAAAGAAGCATTAAAACATAAAGAAAGTTTAACGGGTCAATACTTATCAGGCAGGGAAGAAATAGAAGTCCCAAAACGCCGCCGCAAGTGGACAAATTATATAGAAGTACAAGGTGCACGAGAGAATAATCTCAAAAACTTAAATGTAAAATTTCCATTGAATACTTTGACGATGGTAACCGGTGTTTCTGGTTCAGGAAAAACTACCTTGGTAAAAGGTGTATTATATCCTGCTTTGCAAAAAGAAATTGGTGGGTATTTTGGCGAACAAACCGGTAAATTAGATAAACTAGAAGGTAATATAAAGAATATAAAAGCAGTGGAAATGATTGACCAAAATCCGATTGGAAAATCGAGTCGGTCGAATCCGGTTACTTATATAAAAGCGTATGATGCTATTCGCGATTTGTATGCAAACCAACCCGTTTCCAAAGCCAGTGGCTTCAAGCCTTCGCACTTTAGTTTCAATGTTGAAGGTGGCCGCTGTGATACTTGCCAAGGCGAAGGTGAAACTACTATCGAAATGCAATTTATGGCCGATATAAAATTGCCCTGCGACGATTGCAAAGGCATGCGTTTCAAAAATGAAGTATTGGAAGTATTATATAATAATGTTAGCATTGGTGAACTATTAAATATAACTGTAGATGAAGCGATGCAATTATTTACGAGTGAAAAAAGTATTATAGATAAATTAAAGCCTTTGCAAGATGTGGGTTTGGGATATGTGAAACTCGGCCAAAGTGCAAGCACCTTGAGCGGCGGAGAAGCACAGCGGGTAAAGCTTGCA
The Bacteroidota bacterium genome window above contains:
- a CDS encoding T9SS type A sorting domain-containing protein, translating into MSTNAQSLKLRNLATGQIITDTVIIQSTDNGGWVGAESLDLAIIVENVGLGLIEVGARKIEYEQLQSNVQHTICFAGQCYDVSTFESTFHAAIAKGSNDSSFLAHYLFDNKVHVRGINHIAYVFYDVNNPNDSSVVQVIYNTVVVLGVTQEIAKYSIVAYPNPAKDILYLSGMQIGKESIIMFDILGNKVYQTNTDETAMSVPLSALAKGVYILSVGGQVSRVVVE
- a CDS encoding T9SS type A sorting domain-containing protein, which codes for MKYIYSSLACLLCLVSLSSLQAQVSHTPQNKNFLIEKGTGQVCGSCPGIAKKCDTVIESHPGRGMLIEYHFGPDATPQAGQLAQDFRTWYGDTIYEPTKLHWPFYLNMMVNRLDRGVPYGSTFIFGPNNNQVQPEADKLVDEVSPVNLYMLPTYDPTTRELTVKTEVYYTADANTDTNYLQIAITEDSIISMQYDPEFYKLYNGFNAKFNHTNVFRDNINGFEGDIILNTKQGITVSRTYKYTMPTKYRNIGCNPTHCKLTMYISDQKKFSGKQSLFGNVSTAIRSDFYGKSFNTGVAEIDNKTQINVFPNPSKGIIYINSMDAENYTVEVMDMQGRTIYNSNKIFSQQNSIDLSGNSKGIYFVKVKSEMGVSTHKVVLAD
- the uvrA gene encoding excinuclease ABC subunit UvrA, whose amino-acid sequence is MAKEFNNSIIIKNARVHNLKNLSVEFKRNKLTVVTGVSGSGKSTLVFDTLYAEGQRRYVESLSSYARQFMGRMNKPDVDYIKGISPAVAIEQKVNTRNPRSTVATSTEIYDYLKLLFARVGHTFSPVSKKEVKMHTIDDAMLQINEMDDGRKVYLLVEIKASERGLQKELEVLLQKGFTRIILNEDIYNIEETIADFKAFDKKVGKQKLYLLIDRFVTDKNDEELQTRMADSIQTAFAEGHGECTLMVTGEQKVLYSFSNKFEADGITFETPTPHFFAFNNPYGACKRCEGFGSVLGIDADLVVPNKILSVFEDCIAPWRGEKMSEWKNHFIALSRKNDFPIHRSYSELNQAELDFLWHGGKNWEGIDGFFAEIEKQTYKIQYRVMLSRYRGRQVCPDCKGTRLRKDTAYVRLVDAKNYNKINTKSFDPFTQLLSLHEVLLMSVDKAKEFFANFILNDYEEKVAKRILKEIRNRLLYLSDVGLGYLSLNRLSNTLSGGESQRINLATSLGSSLVGAMYILDEPSIGLHSRDTQRLIIVLKHLRDLGNTVIVVEHDEEVMEAADELVDIGPLAGSNGGNLIFQGTLKEALKHKESLTGQYLSGREEIEVPKRRRKWTNYIEVQGARENNLKNLNVKFPLNTLTMVTGVSGSGKTTLVKGVLYPALQKEIGGYFGEQTGKLDKLEGNIKNIKAVEMIDQNPIGKSSRSNPVTYIKAYDAIRDLYANQPVSKASGFKPSHFSFNVEGGRCDTCQGEGETTIEMQFMADIKLPCDDCKGMRFKNEVLEVLYNNVSIGELLNITVDEAMQLFTSEKSIIDKLKPLQDVGLGYVKLGQSASTLSGGEAQRVKLASFLGKGGQSDNHILFIFDEPTTGLHFHDIKKLLNSFTALLDKGHSIIVIEHSLEMIKCADWVIDLGPEAGDIGGNLVFEGVPEDLAKCKASYTGKYLQEKI